The following DNA comes from Hordeum vulgare subsp. vulgare chromosome 3H, MorexV3_pseudomolecules_assembly, whole genome shotgun sequence.
AGGCAAGGACATGCCTTTCGCGAAGGTAAAATCGTGTCTTTCGTAaatgcaaaatcgtgcctctcgcaaaaaaatgaaaacacaTTTGTTTCCTTTccaagaggcacggccgtgcctatcACGAAAGCAAAACTGTACCTCTTGCCGAAGCAAAACCGCCTCTCAAAAAACCAGATTTTCGCAtgaaaaaaacgcgtttttttatTAAAAAGTAAATTTTTTTCGTCCAAAAGTTAAAAAAGATGGTAAAAAACATAAcactaaaaaaaatcaaaaaaaaccaCTCAAAAAAACGAAAACgcgtgcaaaaaaataaaaaacaacaaaaTTCAAAGAAAACGCTCATAGCGCGATACGTGGCGGCGACTGAAAACGCCTCAAGTGGCGATGTGCGGGAGCGATCGCTGGCTAGCTAGTTGCTCCCTATAGTGTGGCCCTGCCCAAGACAGTACCCCTTGAGAACATGGGCCAAATATGAGGCAAAATCAGGTTTTGGTCGCCCCCGCCAACTGCGCCCCTTCGAACAATATAGGCCAAGCTCCACCACAGCCATAGTGGAAGTCTCAGGGGCAGCATGGTAACTTTCGCAGCCCCTCGGCCTCAACGGCTCGACGTCTCTCGTAATCTCGTGGCACCGCTTTAAAACAGGCAGAGACAGAACGAGCCCGATCACCATTCCCCGCCGCCCCCAGCCACCTCCAGCCGAGGGagcacctaaccctagcctctaGTCCGGCAACCGTTCGCGCGGGATCATCGGCGGCGGCGATGGCGTCGTTCTCGGAGGCGCCCCCGGGGAACCCCGCGTCCGGCGAGAAGATCTTCAAGACCAAGTGCGCCCAGTGCCACACCGTCGACAAGGGCGCCGGCCACAAGCAAGGTGAGTGGCCCCGCTGACGTCGATCGCGCCTCGTTCGTGTAGCGCGGTATCGTTCGTGTCGTGGAGTCCCATTTCGGGATCGGTTTTGCGATTGGCGTCGGCGGTGTTCTGCCCTGACGCGAGCCCCTGTTTCGTGGGGGTTTGGGTTGTGTTCGGGTTCAACTTGGGACCAGGAAACTGGGAGGGATAAATCACATCGATTGATCGTAAACCCTGCGTATTGCTCGCGTTTGGATCCCGGTTGTTCGGTCAGCTGGAGTGCGGGTTTTTTTTTCTTCGAAAAGGGGGTTATCCCCGGGCCTCTGCATCAGAACGCGGTCCCGGACGAGTGTTGGTTGATTCATGAAATGGGTGAATCCGTCTGTGGGCTATGTTGTTCGACCCGTGATTTGACGGATGGCGTGCCTTTGTTTCAACGTAGATGCTAAGACGCATTAGATTTAATGACCATGATAATTTTCTACAGATAGCAAGTGATCTGAAAAAACCACTTGAAATGAACAATTCAAAAAGACGCAATGTCTTAGCGGTGTTACTCATGACACGGCACTGCATGTATGTGTGTTCGGTGTTATAATTCAGTGACCAGCCTTGCCAATAGTTTGGCATGTATTTATGTTGTTTTTTTGAGaaatttatgtttctttttgacaAACAAGCAGGAGCACTGTCAATTCATTATGGAGAAATAAGAGTGTTTACATACATGTATTCAATGTTTATTTGTTTGTAGTCTTCTGCAGGCTTTCAGTTTTGTGTAATTTTCTGAGAAAACATCTCTAGTAATATCTGCAGGGTACATTTTTCTTTAGAAAAGAAGGattacccccggcctctgcatctcggtgatgcatgcggccattttattgattattcatcaagacctatatttaggaacagatggAGTAGTTTTGAACTGACGATACATTGTTGGAACTGAATTCGTTCACCACTTGTCGCCTCTTTACAAAGCCAGATTTTGTTTAACCAAATCCCAACATGTGTTGTTAGTAATGCCAGTCATGCTGATCTTATGCAGGGCCTAACCTGAATGGTCTGTTTGGGAGGCAGTCTGGAACAACTCCTGGATACTCTTACTCTACGGCTAACAAGACCATGGCTGTGGTTTGGGAGGAGAAAACACTCTACGACTACCTGCTTAACCCGAAGAAGGTATGGTTAATGTCTACTTCTATTTTTTGTCATCAGTGGCCTGTGGGTATGTGAAAGCTGCTGCCTTGTGCTGTGCACTTGTAATCAGATACCCTGTTAGAGagtggttttttttttttttgaggaatTGTTGTGAGTTCAGTGTCTTGGAAGTTCTTTTGAGCTAAATTGTTGATAGTTGCTATTCTCGAGGTCGTTCTACATTGATGgcacatttcttcattttgtgctCTTCTATTTTAATCTAGTTGTTCTTGAATTTACCTAATTATTTGATATCTCCGTTTATCCGGGTTATAGTTATATGTAGCTGAAACTCCTTGTTCTCTACATAGAGATGTTTGTTTCGTTAGAACTGTCTATTGTTTCCTATCATTCATTCTGTTCATATTAGCAGGGACAATGTTTACGCTTTTTACTAAGAGCCAAAAATGCATTCTGTTAAATAATGAACTGTATAAACTTGATTTTATCTCAGAGGATGCCATGCATCTGGTTATAGTCCTACCCTTGCGGGTGGTGACTTTTAACCTCATTAGATTTTCTCAAGATAAGAACACTGGTAACTTTAATTCTCACTAGGCCTTCTTATGTAATGATTGGATTAATAAGCATGGCCTATTGAAATTTGAGATTTCTAATAGGAGCTTTACTTGGGGGAATCACCAGGATTCCCTGGTATTTTCTACTCTTAAAACTGCCTCTCGAACCTTACTCGTTAATGTGCTGGATATGTTAGCCATGATTGTTTCTTAAACTTGTAGAGTGACATTCGTTGGTTTTGTATGTGATATCCTGATAACATTCCAATTGCTGTTCTCTTATGTGCAGTACATCCCTGGAACTAAGATGGTGTTCCCTGGACTGAAGAAGCCTCAGGAGCGTGCTGATCTCATCGCATACCTGAAGAGTGCCACAGCTTGAAAGGGCTTTTGCTCTGCTGCCACGTTCCTGAAGTTAATAAAAATAGACATTGCCATGGTGTCACTCTGGTTTGACGGGGTGCATCACCAAGACGGTTAGAGATTTTGGTAGCATTTCTCCTTACGATGGTTTCTTTCCTTCAGCAAAATGCACTGCTATAATGGCCGTTTCTCAGGTCTGTTATgaacctgttgttgttgttgttgttgttgttgttgttgttgttgttattgatgatcACCTGTTTGTGCATTTGGTTGGGCAGTAGACCTCCTCAAGTATCTTGTGCGCCGCATACTCTACTTTTTTCGTTGTCATGGAATACGCGAATACCCTAAAGATACCTATGGGTTGAGTACCACGAACGAACACCAAGTCACACAATGAAACGGTACATGGTGGATGGGGTAAATTTAAGGCCCTGCAGAACCGGACAGTGGCAAGCGGGGGCAGTGATGTGGTGTTAATACGTTCCCTGGTCTGAAGTTTGCAATTTTGGTGTAAGATTCAGCCATAGCCACCCCATCAGCCATGTGAGTGCAGAGTGCAGGGAAAGGAAACTAGCGAAATATTGCAACAGCTCACCATCGTCTTCCCCCGTGACATTGGGCAGAAAACCACAGCCATCACCATGAGCTTGTTTTCCTTCCCACAATTACCACCATTGCCCTTTGAGGCTGAAAGCTTAAGGCAGTGGCAGTCTGACCATGACTAGATGGCTACGGAAGGTACTTGGATGCATCTTCCACCTGCAGTTGTAGAATGAGGGCATTTCAGATAAATGTGCAAGTAACAGTACAAGAACTGCATCAGGAACAAACTATCAATAGTATGTTACCTTTGATACAGCAGCCCTGTTTTGCTCAAAGCACAGAGAAGCCTTCCAGCGTTTTATTAGCTTGTTATTACGGGAGGAAGAGGCTGCGAATCAAAGGTGGTAGTGTACCCTTATCCCTCCAGGGCAGTGAGGCGTTGGTCATTTACCAGCATCTTAACCTGTTTCTTCTTCAGTTCTGGTTGGACCTGCGTAGAGAAAATGATGACCCATAAATAGATTCTTACAAATCAAATACTACAATTAATTTCTCGTCAAGCAGCCTTAGATCAGTGGTACGTACGTACACCACGAAACATGCACGGGGAAGAGTAGCGCTGTAGGCGTCAGGACGCTCGTATGCATGCATTGAAAGATGAGAAACCACCAAGCGCTTGGCCCGCACACGATACAACCGAGCATGCATAGAGCCATGTGAGCTCCAAAGGCTACGGCACACACGCCGCGCAGCTTGACGCCCCTTTGGTGTTTGCTGCCAGCAAAGTGTGTGTGTCCTGTGTGCCGCTTCTTGCTAAGAAGTGGCAGATGAGACGTACGTGATGGGTGCATGTGTTGGTGCTGCGCAACGTTTTACAAGagatcgtctcctcctcctcccatcccACTCCAACACAACAAGATCcgcagcctcctcctcctcctcccgtcagTGAGACTGTGACGCCAGCCGCTGCCCTCGTCCGTACGTGCTCCATGGTGATTCTGCGCTCTCGCAGTCGCAGGTAGGCGCGGTGCGGCAACCGGAATTCGATCTGCTTACTCTAACGTTTCGATCATCTCCGTTCATGGCTGTTTCGTCGGTCTAATTATTTTCCAAGCAGAGACGCGGAGACGGCGGAGATGGCGCGGCAGCTGCAGGAGAGCCCGAACCTGGCTGGTTTCCAGTTCTACAAGCTCATGGCCTCCGGAATGTCCTGGGAGAAGCTGGTACCTGGTCGCGCATGCTCTGCTAGCTGGTTCACCGAGCACGGGCTCGTCTCTATCTCTCTCACACACTCATCTCCCTGCTTGCTTACTGTTTCTTGCCGCCTGTCTGCTCCGAGCTGCAGGTGCTGCCTGCCAAGTTCGCGAGCGAGCTCAACGGCCGTGCGCTCCGGGAGGTGAAGCTGCGGGTCGAGGGCGGAGGGGCGCGCGCGTGGGACGTGGAGCTCGTCGTCAACGAGTACGGCGACATGCACCTCGGCGGGGGCTGGAAGGAGTTTGTCCGCGCCAACGGTATAGAGGTCGGGCAGCTCCTCGTCTTCCGCTACAACGGCGCCGCCCTGCTCACCGTCACGGTGTTCGAGGACACCGAGTGCGGGAGACACTGCTGCCAGCGGGCGGAGGAGGATGGCAGCGCCGGTACGTACGTTCCCTTGTATATTCCCTTGCAGTATATATACTCATCCTGGAATTGACAGTGTGCGGGTGCGTtaaacagaggaggaggaggagtctccGCCACCGGCGTTGCCCGGGAGCGGAAGCAGCAGCGACGACGGCAttgaaggcggcggcggcggcggcggcgctaggtTCATCGTGACGCTGGGACAGTGCCACCTGGGCACAAAGAAGAAGCAGTACCTGGTGAGCTGTGGCTGTAAACCTGCGCCTCCCGCCCCTCCCTCGAGTCTTTGGTTTCTACTACTTTCTACTAACATTTTGGCGATTGAGCAGAACGTGCCTGTGGAGTTCAGCGAGGCACACGGGTTCACGGAGAAGAGCAGGGTGGTGCTGCGGATGCGCGGGCAGCAGTGGACCGTCTGCCTCAAGCACAGCAACCGGCGGAAGGCCAACGCGAGGACCCGCACGGCGTTGAAGTACGGGTGGAACCAGTTCCGCGTCGACAACGGCCTCCGCGTCGGCGACATCTGCTTCTTCCAGCTGGTGcaggaggccgccggcggcgaCGACCCGGTGCTGAGCGTCGAGGTGCGCAAGATGGACGgcaccaccgtccagtgatcgaCTACTGGTTCGTGTGTGTGCCTTGGTGTGATGGCAAATAAGCTGAGGAATGGATTGTATTTGTATGAACCACTGGGATGTTCGATGAATGAACTGCTTCTCTTTATTATTtagtactagcaaaaggacccatgcgttgcaacggaagaaagaaataccacacactcttaatttataaaaaatggtctataatttaagaatttgtatttacgatacaaataaagatggtcttatcctacaaaaatgcagttcaaaatttcacaggtcttataTTTTAAcatggcttgcatgtagatttaatacgtacaaaaaaTCAGtccagtgaccttcagtttcatctctaatcctgattttgttgacgtgttcatccccaacccggatgagtaccggtatgaaagaaagacgaataatgacttatttatttaaaattgcacccaagatagtatttttattaaacgtttaacagataaaataatatcatatttaaattctacatatttttctaatcaaattccatgtataatatgttaaatttggagttacggtttaaaagatatgagtattttaaaaaatatttaatatatactacgagtttaatgtcataaacagtaagggcttttttataaaatcacatcggtgggttttccgacggaagcgatagcctctttattattaggtaaagaataATGGGACTGGCTATGTGTGTCAGTCCACTGATTTTTAGAACTGGAGTCGGTGGACAGAACAAACACAACAAACACAAATGAAGAATTCTGCGTTTGCTGGTGACGTCAAATGCCTTCCTTCATCTTTATATGGGATTCGAGCTCTCAGAAACAACCATACTTTTAAAATGACGCGCCTGTAAGCAAATTGAAATCTTGTATGTACTCGTCAGTTTCACTGAAGACTAACGGTCATCTTCAAGGCCAACAAGACAAAAGAGAATAGAAATTATCGTTCATTGAGGATGTTTCATTTAAACTCCTCAATCGACAATCAAACACAGAACAGAGTGATTGTACGAAAGGCCATGTTAGAAGAAGTGTTTGTCCTTCACCCGAACGCCATCGTGAATTGAAGTTGAAGACAACTTTTTGACTATGGGACATTTATGGAATTTTTTTTCATCTGCAAGAGTGCTTTTGTTTCtcaattttaatgattttttagtCTCTCGATACTAACTAATTAGTTAGGGGAGGTGCTTACTTCTGTAGTTaaggatccaaagaaacatgtctGGGGTATCACAAGATGAAAACAAAATGCCTCAAGCATACAGAAGTGAAGTATAATACGAATAAGGAATAATGGCACACTCGTCAATGCAAATTGGTTCCCGTGTGTGCTTGTGCTCTTCTGTCCCACAATTTCTCAGGAAATTCTCATATGCATGTATTTATTTGGGGTTTAAAATGTTTTAAAAGCTATAACTTTTGATTCGAGCATCGAAAATCAGAACCGTTTTCATCTTTGGGTTTTTCGCGATGaattctttaaaactagatcccacaTGAGTAGGTTTCGACGAATTTTTTTCATGGGCAACTTAGGGTGCAATGGAAGCAACTCCTTTTTGCTCTAGTAGGAATGCCTATTGGATTGGTTTGtgtaagaacgagaaaatcacatAAACATAAGGCGTCTTTAGTGCTACATGCAAGCAATTTCACTATGTTATGTGTACCTGTGAATTTTGCTAACATTATCTCATTGCCTATAATGGCTGGCAGTTGACTTTCGTTGATCGTCAGGTGCCCACGGTTGAGTCTCACTTGCCTACAAATACTATGACATTGCCTATCATAGATGATCATATGCTTGTTAGTGGTGATTAGTTGCCCATCATTGCTTCTCACTTGCCTATTGATCATCATTTGCCTATGGTTGAGTCTCGATTGCCTACAAATACTATGAAATTGCCTACTATTTTATGCCTAGTTGCTTGCTATTGGTAATTAGTTGCCTACCATTGATGCTGAGATGTCTATTGTTGATCGTCAGATGCCTACAATAGAGTCTCAGTTGCATAAAAATACTATGAAATTGTCTATCATTGATGCTCACTTGCTTGGTAGTGGTAATTAGTTGCCTATCATTGCTACCCAGTTGCATAACTTTGCAAATTAGTAGCCTATAAATATTGTAAATTTGCTTATAATTGTGTCTTCTAAGCTGCCTACCAACATTATCAAGTTTAGTTGCCTACCAATGACGCTTAGTTGCCAGCGACTACTATTTAAGttgcatgcattacataaaaaaaGTTGTCCATTAGTGTTGCTAAGTTGCCTAACTATGAAACTACCTTGCTTACCATACCAAAAATTCTTGCATGCAACTAAGGCTTATGTTAAATCTAGTGGCTAGCCAGGATAGGCAATTTAGATAATGTTAGCCTAATTCAAAACTAAGTTTAATACAATACTACCAACTTAGAGGTGAAACTAATTATGGTAGGAAACTAAGAGTTGAAGATAGTTAACTTGGTACTCATGGTAGCCAACTTCTAAGGGGATTTTTTATAATAGGTAGTCATAATACGGAGtgatgaggacatggctaccttggatacgaccaaaaatatttcatatttgcatttgtgaggtgatttcttataataattatgcaataatttatttatgttatccgaaacaaaaatacttcacctatttttacttcatgcctaaatgcagaattgtcGAATGCTTGCACGGACCACGTTTGAAGATAAAGGAAGATGAAATGATtaggtgttgttcaagaagtcctctcacatcaaagtaaatgattatgtgttgttcaagaagttctctcacgtcacttttatccCAAGAGAAGATAAAATTCAAGTCTCTCgcgttctggactcagattcggatgCACATGCATACCTATCTCAAAACGTCAATAACTTTTTGATACCGATTACGAATTGGGTGGTTCCTTTTTTGTTGGAAAGTAGATTTTATTTACGTTCCAGCCCAATTGGAACCACCTTAAAATTCATTCGTAGTATGGAGATATTGATGAAACAATttgacgttgcaccagaatccaaatcaaactacaagtccaaaggtgttgcatcacctccacttgggcccatagaccttgtacgacctagggttagttttgggctgccttgggatgtcctctCGCCTCCTTgtccgccaccccttgctcctactCCCTCTATACCGAAATATATGTCGCTGGAGTAGCTAAAGTTCAGCTACTCCAGCGACATATATTTCGATACGcagggagtatataagtagatcaacctagcagCGTTTTGCTTggaatttgtttagttaaaagttagccattgcaacttcgtgtatttTGTTTGTGTCCAACCACCAGAacaagaccgctttcggatccccacccttatcaatacttcatatatattcgcaatattcaggtCGCTTTTATCAtactcttgcttgttcttcgattgcttgcaggaagagaccttcgtggtcaggttgatcgtgctccggcatggtcaatgACCTCTTGAAGTTGGTTTAGAGATTAGGCGCAACGTCATACACGTTTGTAGTGGGATCATCAAAGTTGTCTCCAACAAATCGATAGCCACCTTCTCATCGAAACATAGGGACACCCTCCCTCTATGGATCATTTGTTTCGTCTTGCTTGAAAAgatgaacaggaaataaaacgagTGTTACCCACAAGGAGAACGAGCGCAAGGTGCatattccaagagttgatatggttgttccttcaactactaggtgtacgatgacaacaacatcaGTTGTTGTGAGGGCTACATCACCTTCACCATATGACACGTTAACATTGAGAGTGCCTACATCATCcgagttgatcataagaggtaatgataAAGGTAattatcttccacctccacatgagtattATGAATGCCTTTTCAATTAAAATGTACCATGTGATGAGCTACCCATTACTTTGGTCACACCACCTATTTTAGAGGACTCTGTTCATGATTTGACTTTGGCATGTGATCAAATaactacaatatcaacaatgttGAGTGAACCCATTTAATTAATTACTGATGAGAAATAACCATGTGAATCagagaataaatcaaatttgcttcaaatatttttcaaaataattgtgccaatgtttaatcatttttatatgacctctaatcttggtgatgattctgtgtcaaatgacttgttgcatgtttgtttatttaagcatgttgtagcatgtaaatttgaaacaatgaaagtgtattcaccgatgttaggatggtttaatgatgaacattgtcaatcttttgatatgaataaggacttcacttatatgtgcaaactcAGTTGCAATATTTCCATGCCTTgtacttcttgtgataatattttacctttatatttcataacattttaaagttactcatgtatacatgtgtcatatgtgcaaaaaacAAGGGAAGTAAAAATAGATGACATATACATGTACAACATGTATGCTTTCTCTCTTTTGTTGGCCATATTTAAGATTAAGCAACGCCGAGGACGGCTTTattttcaagaaggggaggatgacttggatacgaccaaaaatatttcatatctgcatatttgtgaggtgatttcttataataattatgcattaatttatttatgttatccgaaacaaaaatacttcacctatttttactCCATGTCTAAATGCACAATTGTTGAACGCTTGCACGAACCATGTGTGAAGATAAAGGAAAAGGAAATCATTAGGAATTGTTCAAGAAGTCCACTCACATCAAAGTAAATAATTATgtattgttcaagaagttctctcacgttaATTTTAGCCCAAGGAAAGATaaagtccaagtctctcacgttcTGGACTCACATTCGGACTACACAAACATACCTATCTCAAAACATCGATAAATTCTCCATACCGACTCCGAATTGGGTGGTTTCTTTTTTGTTGGAAAGTAGATTTTATGTATGTTCCATCCCAATTGGCATCACCTTAAAATTCATTCGGAGTATGGAGATATTGACGAAACAAtctagcgttgcaccagaatccgagtcaaactacaagtccaaaggtgttgcatcacctccacttgggcccataggccttgtatgacctagggttagttttagtctGCCTTGGGACGACCTCCCATCTctttggccgccaccccttgctcctatataagtagatcaacctagtagtttTTTGCTTGGGATTTTTTTAGTTAAAAGtttgccattgcaacttcgtgtactttggttgtgtccaacgaccagaccaagaccgctttcggatccccacccttatcaatacttcatatatattcgcaatattcagattgcttttatCAATTCttacttgttcttcgattgcttgcaggaagagaccttcatggtcaggttgatcgtgctttggcgtagtcaataacctcttggagttcgtttagcaattgctaaggcgcaacatcGCGCATGTTTGTAGTCGGATTGTCAAAGTCATCTCTGCCAAATCTATAGccgccatctcatcgaaagatcgggacacccTCCCTCTATCACGCAGGCTAACAAAAAGTTGCTTCCTTGTAGCACTAAAGTTGCTTTCGTAGCACCCAAAGTTACTCATATAAAAATTAGTCGTAACATACTCATATGGGATCTAGTTCCCGCCCCGACGCGAGTCCCCGAGTCCCAGACACCAGCCTCCATGACATTCCTCACGCCTTGCGGCCTGCCGCGATGCCTCCGGTCGCGCCCCCACCCATCGGCCCGATCCATGCATCTAGCCGCTGAGTCGTGCCTCCCTACCCTCTCGTGCCCAGCGCGCGGCTGGCCGGCTCCGCCCATGCCTACGCGCGGATGCGGTTTTGCGCTGTTGCCGCTGATCGACTACCGAGCTCCCCTTCCATCGCGACCTCGCCCAAACGTCCCGTGCAAATCGAGACAGTTTCGGCCTGAGTCTGCGGTTAGAATACCCAAGTACCAAAATACCCAAATTTCTGATTTAGGGTTTGCTATTCTGTAGTCCACTACATGAACACAGAATGCATACATACTTTTGCACATCATTTCGGCCTCAATTAGTTATCTTGATATAAAGTTGTTTTCTTGCAGATTTGTTGTAAAATGAAGAGGGGTGCAGACATTGTTTCTCTTTTCCAGAAAGAAGCTATGAATAGGAAAGAAAAATAAGGCGGGGAATATATCAGATGTGGAAAAGAGAAAATTAGAGAACCTGTGTGTGTGCTAGTTGTGGTCGAAGAGAAAACTAAAGAATCAACATTGTTTATGTCGAATGTGACGATAGAGGAAACTGAAGATGTGTCACCGTCGTCACCATCGGTTTATGATTTTAGTCGTCTTAAACATGATTGATGACccagaagtgtaggggatctatcctagtcctttcgataagtaagagtgttgaaccaaaCAAGGagccgaaggaaatgacaagcggttttcagtaaggtattctctgcaagcactgaaattatcggtaatagatagttttgtgataaggtaattcataacgtgtaacaagtaacaaatgtaacaatggtgcagtgatgacccacaagtatacgggatcaatcatagtcctttcgataagtaagagtgtcgaacccaacgaggagcataaggatctgacaagtggttttcagcaaggaaatatctgcaagcactgaaattgtcggtaacaagtagttgtgtggtgagatgattcgtagcaagcaacaagtaacaaaagtagcaacggtgcagaaaagtggcccaatcccttttgtagcaagggacaagcctggacaaagtcttataggaggaaaaacgctcccgaggacacacgggaatttctgtcatgctagtttcatcatgttcatatgattcgcgttcgttactttgatagtttgatatgtgggtggaccggcgcttgggtactgcccttacttggacaagcatcccacttatgattaatccctctcgcaagcatccgcaactacgaaagaagaattaagacaaattctaaccatagcattaaactagtggatccaaatcagccccttaagaagcaacacataaactagggtttaagcttctgtcactctagcaacccatcatctacttactacttcccaatgcctccctctaggcccaaataatggtgaagtgttatgtagtcgacgttcacataacaccactagaggaaaacaacatacaacatatcaaattaccgaacgaataccaaattcacatgactactattagcatgacttatcccatgtcctcaggaacaaaagtaactacttacaaagcataatcataatcatgatcagagaggtaatgagtagcatcaaggatctgaaaataaactctttcaccaaataatccaactagcattaactacaaagagtaatca
Coding sequences within:
- the LOC123440630 gene encoding cytochrome c encodes the protein MASFSEAPPGNPASGEKIFKTKCAQCHTVDKGAGHKQGPNLNGLFGRQSGTTPGYSYSTANKTMAVVWEEKTLYDYLLNPKKYIPGTKMVFPGLKKPQERADLIAYLKSATA
- the LOC123440631 gene encoding B3 domain-containing protein Os03g0212300-like isoform X1, giving the protein MVILRSRSRRDAETAEMARQLQESPNLAGFQFYKLMASGMSWEKLVLPAKFASELNGRALREVKLRVEGGGARAWDVELVVNEYGDMHLGGGWKEFVRANGIEVGQLLVFRYNGAALLTVTVFEDTECGRHCCQRAEEDGSAEEEEESPPPALPGSGSSSDDGIEGGGGGGGARFIVTLGQCHLGTKKKQYLNVPVEFSEAHGFTEKSRVVLRMRGQQWTVCLKHSNRRKANARTRTALKYGWNQFRVDNGLRVGDICFFQLVQEAAGGDDPVLSVEVRKMDGTTVQ
- the LOC123440631 gene encoding B3 domain-containing protein Os03g0212300-like isoform X2, which codes for MARQLQESPNLAGFQFYKLMASGMSWEKLVLPAKFASELNGRALREVKLRVEGGGARAWDVELVVNEYGDMHLGGGWKEFVRANGIEVGQLLVFRYNGAALLTVTVFEDTECGRHCCQRAEEDGSAEEEEESPPPALPGSGSSSDDGIEGGGGGGGARFIVTLGQCHLGTKKKQYLNVPVEFSEAHGFTEKSRVVLRMRGQQWTVCLKHSNRRKANARTRTALKYGWNQFRVDNGLRVGDICFFQLVQEAAGGDDPVLSVEVRKMDGTTVQ